Proteins from one Globicephala melas chromosome 21, mGloMel1.2, whole genome shotgun sequence genomic window:
- the AGA gene encoding N(4)-(beta-N-acetylglucosaminyl)-L-asparaginase, whose amino-acid sequence MARKPNHRLLLLSLLLLCRAPVCSSGPLPLILNTWPFRNAAVAAWRTLASGGSALDAVESGCAACEQEQCDGTVGFGGSPDESGETTLDAMIMDGTTMNVGAVGDLRRIKNAIGVARKVLEHTTHTLLAGESATKFAESMGFINEDLSTNASCALHSDWLAWNCQPNYWRNVIPDASKYCGPYKPPSILKRDGSTYKETGDSYGHDTIGMVVIHKMGNIAAGTSTNGIKFKIPGRIGDSPIPGSGAYADDTAGAAAATGDGDILMRFLPSYQAVEYMRRGEDPTTACRKVISRIQKYFPNFFGAVVCANVTGSYGAACNKLSTFTQFHFMVYNPLKSEPTEEKVDCI is encoded by the exons ATGGCGCGGAAGCCGAATCACCGGCTGCTGCTGCTGTCGCTGCTGCTGCTCTGCCGGGCCCCGGTGTGCAGCTCCGGCCCTCTGCCCCTGATCCTCAACACTTGGCCTTTCAGGAATGCAGCCGTAGCAG CGTGGAGGACGTTAGCATCTGGAGGGTCTGCGCTGGACGCGGTTGAGAGCGGCTGTGCGGCGTGTGAACAGGAGCAGTGTGACGGCACCGTGGGCTTTGGTGGCAGCCCCGACGAGTCTGGAGAGACCACCCTGGATGCCATGATCATGGACGG TACTACCATGAACGTAGGAGCAGTGGGAGATCTTAGACGAATTAAAAACGCCATCGGGGTAGCACGAAAAGTACTGGAACACACGACACACACACTGTTAGCAGGAGAGTCAG CCACCAAGTTTGCCGAAAGCATGGGCTTTATCAACGAGGATTTATCTACCAATGCTTCATGTGCTCTTCATTCAGATTGGCTGGCCTGGAATTGCCAGCCAAATTACTGGAGG AATGTTATACCAGATGCTTCAAAATACTGTGGACCCTACAAACCACCTAGTATCTTAAAGCGAGATGGTTCTACTTACAAAGAAACAGGAGATAGTTACGGTCATGATACTATTG gcATGGTTGTCATCCATAAGATGGGAAATATTGCTGCTGGTACATCTACAAAtggtataaaattcaaaatacctGG TCGAATAGGAGACTCGCCAATACCTGGATCTGGGGCCTACGCCGACGACACTGCAGGGGCTGCAGCAGCCACCGGGGACGGCGACATACTGATGCGCTTCCTCCCAAG CTACCAAGCTGTAGAATACATGAGAAGAGGAGAAGATCCCACCACAGCGTGCCGGAAAGTGATTTCAAGAATCCAGAAGTATTTCCCCAACTTCTTTGGGGCTGTGGTATGTGCTAACGTGACTGGAAGTTATG GTGCTGCCTGCAATAAACTTTCAACATTTACTCAGTTTCATTTCATGGTTTACAATCCTCTAAAAAGTGAGCCAACTGAGGAAAAAGTAGACTGCATCTAA